GATTAGCAGGCATCGGGCGGCTAAATACTTTGCCATTCACCTGAATCGTATCCCTCATCCCGTTTTTAATCACACAGGAGATCAAGGCCTTGTTGGTCAACGCAGGTGAACCGGCCAGAGGCGGATAAAGGTTTGACATACCCTTACCATCGGGCTGATGACAGTTGGCGCAATGGGTGGTGTACAACTGGTAACCTTCCACAAAGTATTGCTCACTTTTTAATTCTTCCGCATTCTGGCACGAAGCAAGCATCATAATGGCCAGAATTAGAGCACTGGGTTTAATCATTCAAATGGATGCGGTAACGCCGCTTATTTTTTATATTCGTCAAGCAGCCTCTTCATATCGGCGATTAGTTTCTGGGTACCTTCTTCGGTAGTTCCGTCGTACATTCCGCGCACGTGTTTTTCTTTATCCACTAAAATAAACGCTCCGCTATGAATGTAGCCTCCCTCGGCACTTTTGTCCTCTTTGGCAGTGGACATATAACTCTCCTGACCGATTTTATAGATTTTATCTTTGTCGCCGGTCAAAAATTGCCATTGTGTCCCCTCTACACCCAGGTCTTTCGCGAATTTATTCAAAACCTGCGGAGTATCATGTTCAGGATCAATGGTATGTGACAGAATCATTACATCCGGATTACCTTTGAATTGTTGAAATACCTTGACCATCTGACGCTTCATAACCGGGCAAATAGTAGGGCAGGTCGTGAAAAAGAAATCAGTTACGTAGATTTTACCCTCAACGATTTTTTCAGAAACCGTGTCGCCTTCCTGGTTAACAAAAGAAAAAGGAGGAATTGTGTTATAAATAGTATCCACCACTTCCTTACCATCTACCGTTTTCTTTTCCCAGTCGCGCTCGCCCAGGATCGGAAGTTTATTGTCGCCGCCACCGCAACCAAAAAGGGATATTAAGACAATTGAAAGGATAATAGTATTAAAAGAGAACGTCTTGCAATTGATTTTCATAACTTTTATTCTAAAAATGTTTGGGCCTCCTGAATGGATTTAATGGTTGTTTGTTTCACCAGAAGGATTTTTTCTTTTTCTTTTTCAAAATAGGATATAGCTTCCTCGGGTTTCAGTTTTTTGGCCGAGTCTCCGCGGTATTCGTGCATCCAGGTCATCATCAGTTTGTCAGATTCGTTCAATTTCTGGTTCAGGTCTGCTGCTTTAATGCGTTGTTCAGCCAATGTATTACTGCTGATGCCCTCATTCTGCAGACTGTCCATACTTTGTATCTTTTTAGAGAGTTTGGATTTAAGCGTCATGATGGCGTCCATTTGAGGCATTACTTCGTCGTGAATGGTCAAAACCTCGGCTTCCAGATCGGAGACCTTATCTTTTTTCGCCTCCTTATCACAGCCGCAAAGGGCGATCAGAAAGGCGATTGTCAGCATAAAATGTTTCATTGTGGTATTAATTAAGGTGAGTAGCTCATTGTGGTTCGTAATTTCAATCTTTCATGATCATCTCACGTGCATTATGTAAGACTGATTCGGAAGGGTTGTGCCCGCCGATCATTTGCGCAATTTCCTGCACGCGCTCATCGACGGTTAATTTCTTGATTTTACTGACTGTTTTTTTAGAAGAATGGTCCTTATATACGAAGTAATGTGCGTCGCCGCTGCTGGCTATCTGGTGCAAGTGGGTGATCGCTATAATTTGGTGATTGTGAGCCATATTCAGCATCATCCGACCCATTTTTTTCGCTATTTCACCCGATACTCCTGTATCAATTTCATCAAAAATGATGGTGGGCAACTTGCGTTTGTCGGCCAGAATATATTTTATCACCATCATCAGCCGTGAAAACTCACCACCCGATGCCACCTGTTTCAGCTCCTGCGGGACCATACCCTTATTACCACTAAACAGGAAAACAATGGAATCAATCCCGTTTAGAGAGGGAGGTGTTTCGCTCACCTTGATCGAAAGGGTCGCATTGGGAATCCCCAGTTCGGACAACCTTTCAAGAATCAGTTTCTCAATGGCTTTGGTTACTTTTTGCCTTCTGGCAGACAGTATGCCTGCACTTTTGAGCATAGTTTCCTTTGCCTGCACTGCTTTTTTCTCTGCCAGTACCAAATCGTCATCCAGGTTCAGAACAATGCTCAACTTCTCTTGCAGCGCCTGCTCAATCGTCAGAAGTTGTTCGATAGAAGAGGCCTGGTGTTTTTTCAAGAAAGAGTAGATCAAATCCAGCCGTTCCTGTACCTGCGTACTTCTGTCGCGGTCTACTTCCACACCCGCATTAACCTGATCTATTTCGTCAGCAAGATCTCTCAATTCAATGAGAGCACTCTGTCCCCGTTGCCTGAGCGCGTCATAGGCAGGAACAAGCCTGGACGCTTGCGAGAGGGCTGCTATTGCATTTTTCAAAAGGTCCAGAATAGAATTTTCCGGATTGTCGAGGTAGGTATGGGCCAGGAGCAGTCGCTCTTTAATTTCTACGGCATTTTCAAGGATCGTCAGTTCCTGTTCCAGGTTTTCCTGCTCATCGGCCGAAAGCGCTGCATTGTGTAATTCCTGAAACAAAAACTGGTCGTAGTCAAATTCCTTGCGAAGTTGCGCGGCCCTGGATTTCAATTCCTCCAGCAAACGTGAAGCCTCCCGGAATTTTTGATAATCGTTTTTATAGGTTTTTAAAAGATCACCATTATCGGCAAACGAATCAACTACCTGTAATTGAAACTCATTATTACCTAACATGATCGAGTCATGCTGGGAATGAATGTCCAGTAACTGGCTACCAATTTTTTTTAATGTATCAAGATTGACCGGCGTGTCATTAATGAACGCCCTGGATTTGCCCGCCACCGAAATTTCACGCCGGATAATGCATTCGTCCGAAAAGTCCAGATTTTCCTCTTCAAAGTTGGGAGCCAAATCATAACCTGCCAGATTGAAACTACCCTCTATGATACATTTTTCATCTGCGTCATACAATGATTTGACGTCTGCGCG
The genomic region above belongs to Dyadobacter pollutisoli and contains:
- a CDS encoding viral A-type inclusion protein; translated protein: MKHFMLTIAFLIALCGCDKEAKKDKVSDLEAEVLTIHDEVMPQMDAIMTLKSKLSKKIQSMDSLQNEGISSNTLAEQRIKAADLNQKLNESDKLMMTWMHEYRGDSAKKLKPEEAISYFEKEKEKILLVKQTTIKSIQEAQTFLE
- the recN gene encoding DNA repair protein RecN, which gives rise to MLSNLLIKNYALIKQLEMSPDPGLNIITGETGAGKSIMLGAIGLLLGNRADVKSLYDADEKCIIEGSFNLAGYDLAPNFEEENLDFSDECIIRREISVAGKSRAFINDTPVNLDTLKKIGSQLLDIHSQHDSIMLGNNEFQLQVVDSFADNGDLLKTYKNDYQKFREASRLLEELKSRAAQLRKEFDYDQFLFQELHNAALSADEQENLEQELTILENAVEIKERLLLAHTYLDNPENSILDLLKNAIAALSQASRLVPAYDALRQRGQSALIELRDLADEIDQVNAGVEVDRDRSTQVQERLDLIYSFLKKHQASSIEQLLTIEQALQEKLSIVLNLDDDLVLAEKKAVQAKETMLKSAGILSARRQKVTKAIEKLILERLSELGIPNATLSIKVSETPPSLNGIDSIVFLFSGNKGMVPQELKQVASGGEFSRLMMVIKYILADKRKLPTIIFDEIDTGVSGEIAKKMGRMMLNMAHNHQIIAITHLHQIASSGDAHYFVYKDHSSKKTVSKIKKLTVDERVQEIAQMIGGHNPSESVLHNAREMIMKD
- a CDS encoding c-type cytochrome, which codes for MIKPSALILAIMMLASCQNAEELKSEQYFVEGYQLYTTHCANCHQPDGKGMSNLYPPLAGSPALTNKALISCVIKNGMRDTIQVNGKVFSRPMPANPKLTEIEIAEIVSFVSMKWGKDSTYTKIETVQAALQGCKTY
- a CDS encoding SCO family protein produces the protein MKINCKTFSFNTIILSIVLISLFGCGGGDNKLPILGERDWEKKTVDGKEVVDTIYNTIPPFSFVNQEGDTVSEKIVEGKIYVTDFFFTTCPTICPVMKRQMVKVFQQFKGNPDVMILSHTIDPEHDTPQVLNKFAKDLGVEGTQWQFLTGDKDKIYKIGQESYMSTAKEDKSAEGGYIHSGAFILVDKEKHVRGMYDGTTEEGTQKLIADMKRLLDEYKK